The Vitis vinifera cultivar Pinot Noir 40024 chromosome 7, ASM3070453v1 genomic interval CCCACAAGCGCATCCCTCAAACCCAGAAAACAAGGCAAGTTAGTGGAGGATTGGGTCATCGCAGCTTTGGATAcgacccaaaaaaagaaaaagagaaagaaaaaaaaagggcaaaaaacaaaattaaccGATGTGATCGTCCAAGACAGATGTAACATTTTGTAGTCTCTTTTGGGCACTTCAAAAAGCCCTTCACACTCCAAATCTGACACCAAGAGCGCTTCAGACTCAGTGCCCAGGTGGGTCTTCCCAAACATCAGGTCAGGTCCCTACCCTTTAAACTTCAAACCAGGTGAATCAACTAATCACTGATACTGATTACCATACcttcattttaatttctaacAGTTATTGAAAGTACTCATACGTCTCCAAAAATAATCAGCATACAGGAATTATTGAATCATGTGGGACAAGGTTGGGCTTGTTTTGTTTTCAATGTTGGATCTATTCATGAATAGGATTAGGCCGGTCCCTTCACCGAAGCTATTGGACCGTATTTTAAATTCAACGTTTGTCAGGTAACTACTTTGATCaatttcttaagagatccttggaTTCATGTCACAATCaggattttgaaaattcaataaatatcatTGTATACTTGGATTTCAAAGATCCCAATGCCAGTTAAGCAGATCAATGGAAATCTGTGATAATATTTTGATAGGGGAAAGACTTAGAGAGTGTGAGAaactagaaataaaatggattcTTGGAACTATTCTCTTTAACTTACCCTATAGGAATAATAATGGAGGGTgtaatattttaaacaataaaacaaagaaatggGCGATTGTGAACCCTAAATGGCTTTTCTTAATACATGAATCCTAAAAGGGTTTACAAGTTTGTATGCAACTTTCATAGAATATGTTAAAGTTTGATGACCTGACTTTTTCCTCGTCTAACCCATAAAGCTCACAGTAGGACACATGTGGTGagataaaattatgaattttttttttagtttatggTAATAGTAAAAGGATGGGACACTTAATCCTATAACCCACCGATTCTATTGAGGCTGtggggtatatatatatatatatatatatataatgtataattttaaggttatgataataattatatttctacTGTAATAGTTTACAACTCATCACTCTTATaccaaatttttaatataatgaaTCTTCTTCTCTTTTACCTATGATTTTTTCCTACTAAAATTTTTCACgtaaatctatatatttttattcgtaacaaaatattataaatatctatttatttgagaaaagagaaaaataaaataaaatgaaaagggCATCATCATCTAATCACTAACAGCAAATGATTGAACAGAGGGGTGGTTTATTTGTCTGACTAATCCTAAATTGTTGTGCTGCATATCTAGTAGTCTTGCCACTAGGATCTAATGATGGTTTCTTATCACAAAATGAACTCAATATGGAATGTGACTGATTCTATGTCTTGGAGCATCTTTGTTACTAGTTTGTATACTCCATTGTAATTCAAAATCTGTGACTTCTAGTACAGTGGTTGATCAGTCATCCTTAATTCATCCCTAATCCACTTGATATTGCTGGTGACACGTATTCTGGCATGATTGTTCCATTCATTGTTCAAGAATGATCAAATGGTAATGGCAAATATGCTAATCCTTGAACTTCGCTTGTAAGATTTTGTTCATCATCACAACTCCTTTCCAGGTTCATTATGATGCTGCAGGTACTGAAGCAATGCACAAGCCTCCTATTATTTTCCCAGATTCCAGAAATTTCTACAATTTAAACTTATGGtcttagatttaattttttgctAATGTGCCAAGAAATTGTTCCAGGGGTATTTGCTTGGGAACCCAGCAACAGATTCACAGTTTGACAACAATCCAAAGATCAGATTTGCACATTGTATAGCACTCATTTCTGATGAGCTGTATGAGGCGATTGGTGTGACAGCAGGGAACAATAGGGATATGGAAAAGGTGCAACAGGGGCTTACCTTACATAAAAGATATCCAAACTACTGTAGACTATGATCAAAATCTCAGTAACTAACAAAGGTTACATCACTTTCCGGTCTTTGCTTCTATGTCTTACTTGCAAGAGACCCAAAATTTCAGCCATTGTGAAGAGCATGTATGAGTCATATGACTGATGGTCTGATACTTCGACTATGGATTGCCTtcaaattgttgaatccatTGTTTCTGTGTTTGTTGGGTGAACATGATTTCTTCTATTAACATTGCTCATTGCTCATTGTTCATATTGACTGCAGTGGTGACAATGCCATGGCTATTCCATCCTTGGTGGAACCCTCTTCTGGCCATTGTTGATTACTGGTGACCATGGTTGGTTGACTGTCAAATTGGCGGATAGGCTTAAGACTGATCAATATGTTCtacatttgtatttttaattttttttcaaaataaaaagtttccTAGACAGAATTTAAAGATCATATGAGAGCTGGCTGCTATTGTTCTTGTGTAGGTAGTCACTCTTGAGTCTTATGAAATATTCAAGCCACAATTTAAATGGCCCAATGGGCTCATGGAGCTCAATTAGGGCTTTTATGAAACAAACACAAGACAAGAGAGAATAGAGTTTTACATTTGCAGCGATCGGAATTGGGCTTAATCAGCAATGCGCCGGGATGAGAGACGGCGAAGGTTCCATGACGGCCTTCTCAAGATGCTTTACCCATCTCCACCCCCTCCGTCTCAGGTACTTTCTCGCgctttctcttattttcttccctTCACCATTCTTATACTACCAAAAATACAGCAAGAAGACGGGGACAAACTGCTCGACATATCGCCGAAAGGCTTGGATGATGTGGATCCTGAACCAggttttttcttgttcttttaatCATATCGAGTTGCCTTAGAAATTGAGTTCCAAGATTCATCGAATTGTTCCAGTAATTTATGGGAAAACACATATATTTACGGATTCGAGATTCAGATGCAGATGATTTGAAGGAGAATAGTTCCTCAGCAAGCGACGACGACGATGAATGTGCGCCTCAGAAGCTCACTAGAGCCCAGAGGAAGAGACTTCGTCAGAAAAAGTTGAAGGAAACCGCTTCCTGCCGCCGGAAAATTATTGGGCCGCAGTTACCTTCACCAAGTGGCGGTGATCTTGAAGATAAACCTCCAAAAATTCCACATAGTGCGGCTGATGAACTCGTTGGTGCAATGGGAAAACCTGGTaatgttttcaaatttctatCGGTTTCTCTTTCCTGCCTGTTGGTCACATTACAGTCTGCTGAATTTATGGGTATCAATGTATTTAAATCATTTAGCACTCTACAAAATTAAACCTACTTGAACCTCACCCCACTTGAACTTGAGCTAAATGGTATTCAACAACGTGAGAGCTAGGATTCTTTAACCAAGTTACTAATACAAGAAACTTGTGTTTCGTCAGGCAACACCCCTACACGTAGAAACCAGACCAAACTAAAGCTGAGGAGGATGGCTAAAAAGCTGGCCAGGGAAAGGGAGAAGTCCTCCAACATGGAGAATTGCAATGAGGATGGCTGCCCCCATAGTACAGATGGAAGTCTCACCTGAAACAACTTTGATACCATGGCAACAGTTTCTCCGGTTGTGTAATCTCAGAGGGACGTGGAGGCTAAAGGAAACCACCAGTAGAGTTTTCCGAATGATACAAGTGGAGTGACTGAAGTGGGAACCGCTAAATGCCTCAGTTTGTAAAATGGTAATCATGGGGCCAGCCTGCTGCTGATGATGATGCCTCGGAAGAATTACAAGAAAGTAGAGTGtaacttgaagagattgttgTGCCACTGGAGAATCATCAATTTCTTTATGAATTACTGGAGAGTCTATTGAAGTTTCAAACATCATTTATGTAAGTTATGAAACAAATGCCTGGTAAGCTTTATTGCAAATACCTATCAACAGCTGCAATAATTGCTATTCCGGAAGAACTGCAAGACTTCCAGGAAAAGCTATTGGTTTCTAATCACCCAAATTGTACATCTATGCTCAGATCAGAGGCCTtgtttattttaagtttatatcTCTGGGTCCTGAATGAGGTGCTGAATACCTGAGAAAACATCTTTAAAATGTTAATACCTTGACGGCTCCTAGAACTGATGAGTGCAAAGTGCAAACCAAGTTGGCAATTTCCAATTGGTTTAAGATCATGTATAGTATCCACAGAGTTTCATCAGGGCTTCTTAACTGTGAGTTATATATTTCAATTATCTTTGTTCATAGTTGGTTTCTATTATGAACATTGGTTGAtttgataatagttttcaaaaacaattttttgccatccaaaaaaaccaaaaaaaaaagcacatttaacaataaaaaaaataaagaagaaatgtTTTATGTTGTTAAgaagataaaatgaaatatttaaaaataaattattatttataaaagttattttttaaaatatatatataaaaaaaaaaaggttaaaaatattcCAGTTTCACAAATATACTTCTGTatacaaaaaattcaaaaattgttttttagaattatttttaaaaacatttctcaaCCAAATAGTAACTTCTtttgaattaatatatttttcaaccATTCTCTAACTCACATCAAGTATTTTTCggttaaaaaattcaaagataaaaaatattaaaacgtgattatatatatttaaagataaaaatattaaaatgtagttatatatataatttttcatacatgaaaattattttttaaatatgggtACTATCTCatctattttaattaaatattttatttttaatcttacattttttttatttacttttttttttatcttttaagttatgtttggttagtCAATATAACATGAGATAGAACAAAAGATGATATATTATATGATATCTCATGTTAGGTTATctcattacttattttatcttatatttaataGGATAAGTAGTAAGATATATTATTCACTCTCTTTTTTCCTTACCATTTTTACAtagaatatattaattttatgctAATATATGGGATATGCTTATCctataaatcataatttttttatcaattttttttttaatatactcattttacaaaataattttttttatattataaattaaatttatggctAAAAAAAATGGCGATCACAAATTTGATATCCAAGTTAGAGATGGGAAAGCCAATGACAAGACTtgatattatgtttataaaatatgtatatcaaAGGACACCATATCCAATTGAAAATGGTATCTCatgatatatattttgtatgtaTATGATATCTCAAAATATAATATCCTAGAATATGATATCATATATTATCTTATGTCGTCAATTAAACGTAACATTAGGGAATAGTGCTTATGAGATGAGAGGAGGAAAGAGGTGGTTTGTGATTGAGTCAAAGACGTTTGAGGTTTCTGTAGAAGAAGTTAGAGGGAAGATACGAGGTACCATTGTGGAAAGGAGTAGAGGTTTCTCCTTTTGGATCAGATTTGGGGTGTCAAGTTTGAAAAAGTTTCTGGAAGGTCTTGAAGGATGCTGTatggaggaaatgaaaggaagttTAACTAAAGTATGGGAGGAAGATGGTAGAAAGTTTAAAGTGGAAAGACGCGAAAATGGGGCGGGAAAATACATTCTCTGTTCTGTTATTGATGTGGAGTCTAAGAGGTTCTGTTTAGTGGTCCCGGAAGGTAAGGGTTTGCTAGGAGGTTGGGCCTTGTTTGCTGAGAAACTTCAGGATTTAGGGGTAGTAACGCAAGAGGAAGTAAAGGAGGAAGAAGCTCTATGAGGTGCGTCAAAGTCGAAAGGGgtgataatagaaaaaaaaaaagttgtcatGGAAAGAAGGTGGAGGGTGAGAAGAAGTCTTTTGTGAATATGACCAAGGAGCCGGTTGGAAGGCAATGAGATGTTTTATGGCTTCAAGTTGGAGGGAGAGGATTGAGGAATAGGGAGGAGGGATTGGGCAGGTGCCTTGTTGGAAGATGGGGTACAGGGTCAATGGGGGAGTTAGAGTTGCAGTCAGTTAGAAAATGGGGGGAGCATAGTTGGAACATAAGAAAATGATTGAAAGTGCTGAGTATGGGAGGACCTTTCATGATGCTGGAGTTCGAAGATGAAGAGGAGGCAGAGAGAACACTAAGGAGAGGGACGATATGATTTAAATACAAAGTGTTGCATTTAGAGAGATAGAGCGTGGAGACAGGATGCTTAAAAGCAAGAAGCCAAACAAAAGATGTATGGGTAAGAGTGGTGGGACTCCCGCTTCATTGCTGgagtgaagaaatttttaagagaataGGAGACTGTTGTGGAGGCTTTGTTGAGGTGGATGGAGAAACAAAGAATGGATCTCAGCTCCAGTGGGCCAGAATTTTGGTGAAGAACAGGGGGAATTTTTTTTCGAGAACTATGCATTTAGCTGCTGATGATTATTGCTATGCATTACAGCTGTAGTGAGAGAAGCTGCCATGGTTATCTAAGGTGGTGTcgatggagaagaagaagatgggaGAGAAGGAGAAGGcaaaggaagaaagggaagtgGGCTCACGCACGGAGAGTAGCAATAGCAAAGCAAAGGAAATATGGCATGTTGCAGAGGTTGTGGGGGCAGATTCAATCAGAAAAACTAGAGGGGAAGAAAAACTTGATGGAGATGGGGCGTCTGGTATAGCTGAAGCTTTTTCAGCTTTAGGGAAGAAGAATGAGGGTAAAGGGAGATGAGAGGTGGGCTTAAGTGAAAGGGTTAATAGGCCTAATCAGTGTAGGCCCACTCTTGAAGTCTCTCAAGTCCATCTGGATTGGGCTTTAAAAGAGATGGAGAAGCTAAGTGGGCCGCAGGATTGTTGGGAAGAGGGGCAGTCCAGCGGAGGGTCAGGGCGGGCCAACAGTGATGGTCATTCAAGCCCTCTTTGCTTTGGGCAGGAAATGGTGGAATGCAAGCCTagtttgggtttgggtttttTAGAGGAACAACCCATTGAAGCTTTGTGGGTTTGCCCTTCTTATGGGCCCACAAAGGAAAGACATTTAAAAGAAGCTAGGGCTTCTTTAGGTCAATTGCCCTCAATGAACTGGTTCGAAGAACAGCTCCTGTTTGGCAAGATGTTTGATGCAACGGagagaaatgagaatgaaaggGCTTCATTTGCGGACGAGTGGTTGATGGAGGAAAATGTCAGGTATTCCACTCTTAAGCCTTCAGGGGTTTGCTTTTTGGGAGGGGGAGAGGACTGTGAATGCGTTGGAGGAAAGGTACGGTTTGACATCGTGGTAAAGGAAAGTGTAAGGGAGTTAAACTTTACTCCGTTGATGGTGTGTCCAACGGAAGAAATAGACGATCTGATGGGAACGGGTATTTCTTTTTTGTTGGAAAAAGGGAGAGACGACAGGGTTGAGAAAGATGACGATGACGACGAGTCTTGGAGGTATAATTGTCTGGCAAGATTTTGTCGGTGCTTGGGAATGCCTGCGGAGGGCTTTAAAAGAGAGATCTTGAAACTCTTCAACAAaataagagaaagaagagattgTTCTGAGAGGGTCATCGGTAAAAAGAGGAAAGGTCAAAGACTTTCGAAATTTGATCGGGAATTAAAAAAACTTGAGTGGTCGGTGAATTATGGTGGAATAGAAGGGGATCGGGGCCACCAAGAGGCTGTTAGATGAAGCTAAGAATTCTGTCGTGGAATGTAAGGGAGGCAAATGATagggaaaagagaaaattaataaatggtGTGATTAAATCATAGAAGGTCGACTTAGTGTGTCTCCAGGAAACAAAAATTCAGGAGATGTCGAATGTTTTGGTCAAAAACCTTGGGGTTGGAAGATGCTTGGAGTTTAGGGTTTTAAATTCTAGGGGAACAACTAGAggaggggggggagggggggggggggggtttggGATAACAGGATATTGCAATTAGAGGAAATGGAGATGGGaaaatttattgtttcttgCCGATTTAAGAATTGTGAGGATGGTTTTCTGTTGGTGTTTCTTAGGAGTTTATGGGCCCACAGTGAAAATCGAGAGAGAAGAATTTTGGAGTGAGCTGGGGGCAATTAGAGGGTTATGGAATGAACCATGGTGCGTAGCAGGAGATTTCAACATGATTAGATTCTCCTCTGAGAGGAGCAGATGAGGTCGATTGTCCTAGGAaatgaggagattttcagaTGCAATCGAGGAGTTAGATTTAAGAGACTTGTCTCTTCAAGGAGGGATGTTCACGTGGTGTGGAGGTCTCAATAATTGATCAAAGTTAAGAATTGATCAATTCCTTATTTATGAGGAATGAGAAGCTCATTTCCAAAGGGTGGTCCAAACCGTTCTTGCTAGGGCGATTTCTGATCATGCCCCGATTCTCCTGGATGGTggatgaatgaagagatgacccacaccttttagatttgagaatatgtggttgaaaaGTGAGGGCTTTAAAAAGATGCTAAGACAATGGTGGGAGAGGATTCAAGTGAGCGGATCTGCTAGTTTCATCTCgattaaaaaattgaaggttTTAAAACTATTGTTAAGAAGTTGGAATAAAGAGGTTTTAGGTCAGATTGACTGCGAGAAGTAGAAAGCGTGGATTTTAATAGATTACTGGGATAAGGAAGAGAGAGGTCGTTCTCtgtcaatggaagaagaaaagacTAGGAAGGAGGCAATGGAGTTATATAAGAAGTGGGCATTATTGGAAGAAGTGTCATTGAGGCAAAAGTCTAGGGAAATCTAGCTGAAAGAGGGGGACAGAAACaccaagttttttcataaaatggcaAATGCTCACAGAAGGAGGAATCAACTTAATAGAATAAAGGTAAATGGAAGGTGTTTAACTGAGAAAAGTGAAATCAAATAGGAGGTTGGTAGAAATTTTCAAGAGTTGTTGACAAATCCTGGTGATTGGAAGCCTAGTATAGatgacttaattttttaaaggcTGGAAGTGGGGGATGTAGAGAGGCTGGAGAAGCCTTTTTCAGAGGATGAGGTTTTTGAAGTGCTGACTGACTGTTATGGAGAAAAAGCACCAAGGTCGGATG includes:
- the LOC100262923 gene encoding uncharacterized protein LOC100262923 isoform X2; the protein is MRRDERRRRFHDGLLKMLYPSPPPPSQQEDGDKLLDISPKGLDDVDPEPDDLKENSSSASDDDDECAPQKLTRAQRKRLRQKKLKETASCRRKIIGPQLPSPSGGDLEDKPPKIPHSAADELVGAMGKPGNTPTRRNQTKLKLRRMAKKLAREREKSSNMENCNEDGCPHSTDGSLT
- the LOC100262923 gene encoding uncharacterized protein LOC100262923 isoform X1; its protein translation is MRRDERRRRFHDGLLKMLYPSPPPPSQQEDGDKLLDISPKGLDDVDPEPDADDLKENSSSASDDDDECAPQKLTRAQRKRLRQKKLKETASCRRKIIGPQLPSPSGGDLEDKPPKIPHSAADELVGAMGKPGNTPTRRNQTKLKLRRMAKKLAREREKSSNMENCNEDGCPHSTDGSLT